One genomic segment of Musa acuminata AAA Group cultivar baxijiao chromosome BXJ3-3, Cavendish_Baxijiao_AAA, whole genome shotgun sequence includes these proteins:
- the LOC135581450 gene encoding pentatricopeptide repeat-containing protein At4g13650-like: MTLTTRFYCRAQRSPQDLKEALAHAISRCCSAHHLRGLHGRAIAFGLRHNLYVASLLIARYFHFGDPATARLVFDDGRRGGPSKTLLWNSLIRGYLNDGRPRSALHVYREMVAARPLAQCEPDRVTFHLVITACTHLSEFDLGSRVGGHARAKGLDSDLMVGTALLDMHGKAGEIGSARKVFDGMASRDVVAWNAMIAGYSRIGSLYEAVSLFNVMRLGQGVLPSEATLVSLISGCGRSGSPKDGEAIHADAIKLGFEASLFVLNSLIEMYTNCDCLGVACKLFDRMVFKDGVSWSTMIGGYVQHKRPYDALKLFEWMIMNTQTPPTRSILVNVILACADLGDWEEGKLIEEKYLTSKQSESAWDPSMVTTLAYMYAKCGKLDVSLNLLDRVEVRGDTIAWNAVMKAYAELGIVDEVLYLTLVMQRRGINPDLVTIVTLLSAISHTTFLKKVMEAHAQIIKRGFEMERQIANCLVDAYAKSGSITDSSKVFEDIAEKDVVSWSTMIKAFAWEGKVAEVLNHFELMRETDTRPNHFTFLSLLSACSHAGLAEKGWKIFNCMKEEYGLEPGVEHLTCLVDMFCRAARLSDAYSLLKNVMQRTISHAALWNTLLSACRLHGDVVIGEAAARHLFQLEPENAANHKMLADIYISAGRRDDANGVLRLLNANGLDSIPGCSWYEAG, translated from the coding sequence ATGACCTTAACGACGCGGTTCTACTGCCGGGCTCAGCGCAGCCCACAAGACCTCAAAGAAGCGCTCGCTCACGCCATCTCCCGCTGCTGCTCCGCCCACCATCTCCGGGGCCTCCATGGCCGAGCCATCGCCTTCGGACTCCGTCACAACCTGTACGTAGCCAGCCTCCTTATCGCCCGATACTTCCATTTCGGTGACCCCGCAACGGCCCGCTTAGTCTTCGACGATGGCCGACGAGGGGGACCGTCGAAGACCCTCCTCTGGAATTCTCTTATTAGAGGATACCTCAACGACGGCCGGCCTCGGTCGGCCTTGCACGTCTATCGTGAAATGGTGGCGGCGCGGCCTCTGGCGCAGTGCGAGCCGGACAGGGTGACCTTTCACCTCGTCATCACGGCTTGCACCCATTTGTCCGAATTCGATTTGGGTTCGAGGGTTGGAGGACATGCTCGGGCCAAAGGGCTCGATTCCGATCTCATGGTGGGGACGGCGCTTCTTGATATGCACGGTAAAGCCGGGGAGATTGGATCCGCTCGAAAGGTGTTTGATGGAATGGCTTCCAGAGATGTGGTAGCTTGGAACGCCATGATCGCGGGGTACTCGAGAATTGGATCCTTGTACGAGGCTGTCAGTTTGTTTAATGTCATGAGGCTTGGCCAAGGAGTTCTACCCAGCGAGGCTACTCTGGTTAGCTTAATCTCCGGCTGTGGGCGTTCTGGTTCTCCCAAGGACGGAGAGGCCATACATGCTGATGCAATCAAGCTTGGTTTTGAGGCCAGTTTGTTTGTCTTGAATTCTCTAATTGAAATGTACACCAACTGCGACTGCTTGGGTGTGGCATGCAAATTATTTGACAGGATGGTGTTTAAGGATGGCGTCTCATGGAGTACCATGATTGGTGGATATGTCCAACACAAGCGGCCATATGATGCCCTCAAACTGTTCGAATGGATGATCATGAACACACAAACTCCTCCTACCAGATCCATTTTGGTCAACGTAATTCTTGCTTGCGCAGACTTGGGCGATTGGGAGGAAGGTAAACTGATCGAGGAAAAGTACTTAACTAGCAAGCAAAGCGAATCTGCATGGGACCCAAGTATGGTTACTACACTCGCCTACATGTATGCCAAATGTGGGAAGTTGGATGTTTCACTCAACCTTCTGGATAGAGTTGAAGTGAGAGGAGATACGATTGCATGGAATGCAGTGATGAAGGCCTATGCTGAGCTTGGAATTGTCGATGAGGTTTTATATCTCACGCTTGTAATGCAAAGGAGAGGCATCAATCCTGATCTGGTTACCATCGTTACTTTGCTTTCCGCTATATCCCATACCACATTTTTGAAAAAAGTGATGGAAGCACATGCACAGATTATTAAAAGAGGCTTTGAAATGGAAAGACAGATCGCAAACTGTCTTGTTGATGCGTATGCCAAGTCCGGAAGCATTACAGATTCGAGCAAGGTATTTGAAGACATTGCAGAGAAGGATGTGGTTTCGTGGAGCACAATGATAAAAGCTTTTGCATGGGAAGGGAAAGTAGCTGAAGTCCTCAATCATTTTGAGCTAATGAGGGAAACAGATACAAGGCCCAACCATTTTACGTTTCTTTCACTGCTATCTGCTTGCAGCCATGCCGGTCTTGCAGAGAAGGGGTGGAAAATTTTCAATTGTATGAAAGAGGAATATGGCTTGGAACCGGGTGTCGAACATTTAACTTGCCTGGTGGATATGTTCTGCCGAGCTGCAAGGTTGTCTGATGCATACAGTTTGCTAAAAAATGTGATGCAAAGAACCATCAGTCATGCTGCTTTGTGGAATACTTTGCTCAGTGCTTGCAGATTGCATGGTGATGTTGTGATCGGGGAAGCTGCTGCCAGGCATCTCTTCCAGTTGGAACCAGAAAATGCTGCGAATCACAAGATGCTCGCAGACATATATATTTCAGCAGGGAGAAGAGATGATGCTAATGGTGTTCTAAGGTTGCTGAATGCAAATGGCTTGGACAGTATACCTGGATGCAGTTGGTATGAGGCAGGTTAA
- the LOC135634392 gene encoding allene oxide cyclase, chloroplastic-like, whose translation MASSSCLRASSIDLPNSSEALSNLSRVTTAPSSIPSIPNPFLSSCKIPKLRISNPRRRRRQSALPTIVIGFTSFFSKKLPEDSRPTKVQELCVYEINERDRGSPAYLRLSQKQVNFLGDLVPFSNKLYSGNLEKRLGITSGICVLIQHVPERDGDRYEAIYSFYFGDYGHISVQGAYLTYEESHLAVTGGSGVFAGAYGQVKLQQIVFPFKIFYTFYLRGIPDLPKELLGTPVPPSPGVEPTPAAKACEPAAALKNYTN comes from the exons ATGGCATCATCCTCATGCCTCAGAGCTTCCTCCATCGACCTGCCAAACTCATCCGAAGCCCTTTCCAATCTCTCACGAGTCACCACCGCGCCTTCCTCAATCCCATCGATCCCAAATCCGTTCCTTTCTTCGTGTAAAATCCCGAAACTACGGATTTCAAATCCCCGCAGGCGCCGCCGCCAATCTGCTCTTCCGACGATAGTCATCGGTTTCACTTCTTTCTTCTCCAAGAAGCTCCCTGAAGATTCCAGACCAA CTAAGGTGCAGGAGCTGTGCGTGTACGAGATCAACGAACGCGACCGCGGCAGCCCCGCCTACCTTCGGCTGAGCCAGAAACAAGTCAACTTCCTGGGCGATCTAGTCCCCTTCAGCAACAAG CTGTACTCGGGGAATCTGGAGAAGCGGCTGGGCATCACGTCGGGGATCTGCGTGCTGATCCAGCACGTGCCGGAGAGGGACGGCGACCGGTACGAGGCCATCTACAGCTTCTACTTCGGGGACTACGGGCACATCTCGGTGCAGGGGGCGTACCTGACGTACGAGGAGTCCCACCTGGCCGTGACCGGCGGCTCCGGAGTGTTCGCGGGTGCCTACGGCCAGGTCAAGCTGCAGCAGATCGTCTTCCCCTTCAAGATCTTCTACACCTTCTACCTCAGGGGCATCCCCGACCTCCCCAAGGAGCTGCTCGGCACGCCGGTGCCGCCCTCGCCCGGCGTCGAGCCCACGCCCGCCGCCAAGGCCTGCGAGCCGGCCGCCGCCCTCAAGAATTACACCAACTGA
- the LOC135581453 gene encoding probable protein ABIL1 isoform X2 yields MQQWRPENAAMTFDEVSLERSKGFVQALQELKNLRPQLYSAAEYCEKSYLHSEQKQMVLDNLKEYAVRALVNAVDHLGTVAYKLTDLFEQQSSDVSTIELKIYCLNQQILTCQTFTDKEGLRQQQLFGTTRRHRKHYILPNVVGKRVESSSKLQIANNLTRAQSKPLPHASGNLAPKTLSWHLSSESNSAPSSEPHTAPRVEESKSFKVTSDSFHLLEAEEPTAPLPLKSHLQAAKGHPTTDRASCTFGVKDPVGGTKTLSGFKSFDNSGRREICPPPARNRSILSAFFPRNKTLKPKRVLVS; encoded by the exons ATGCAGCAATGGCGGCCGGAGAACGCGGCCATGACCTTCGACGAGGTCTCTCTCGAGCGTAGCAAGGGCTTCGTCCAGGCTTTGCAG GAACTCAAGAATCTGAGACCTCAGCTTTACTCTGCTGCCGAGTACTGTGAAAAATCCTACCTTCACAGTGAACAGAAACAGAT GGTATTGGATAACCTGAAAGAATATGCTGTCCGAGCCCTAGTCAATGCTGTCGATCACCTTGGTACTGTTGCTTACAAATTGACTGACCTTTTTGAGCAACAATCATCAGATGTCTCAACCATAGAGCTGAAAATTTATTGCCTCAATCAG CAAATTCTTACTTGCCAAACTTTCACCGATAAAGAAGGTCTTAGGCAGCAGCAATTGTTTGGAACAACAAGGAGGCATCGCAAACATTACATTTTACCAA ATGTGGTAGGTAAAAGGGTGGAAAGCAGTTCAAAGCTACAAATAGCTAACAACCTGACTCGTGCTCAATCAAAACCTCTTCCACATGCTTCAG GAAACCTTGCTCCAAAAACGTTATCTTGGCACCTGTCCTCAGAGAGCAACTCTGCACCAAGTAGTGAGCCTCATACAGCACCACG GGTTGAAGAATCTAAATCTTTTAAAGTGACTTCTGATTCTTTCCATCTTTTGG AAGCAGAGGAGCCTACTGCACCACTGCCCTTAAAGAGTCACCTTCAGGCTGCCAAGGGACATCCAACTACTGATCGTGCATCTTGCACATTTGGCGTGAAG GACCCAGTGGGTGGCACAAAGACCCTCTCAGGATTCAAGTCTTTCGACAACTCGGGACGGCGCGAGATCTGCCCGCCTCCCGCTCGCAACAGGAGCATTCTCTCAGCATTTTTCCCAAGAAACAAGACCTTGAAGCCCAAACGAGTTCTGGTATCCTGA
- the LOC135581453 gene encoding probable protein ABIL1 isoform X1, with translation MQQWRPENAAMTFDEVSLERSKGFVQALQELKNLRPQLYSAAEYCEKSYLHSEQKQMVLDNLKEYAVRALVNAVDHLGTVAYKLTDLFEQQSSDVSTIELKIYCLNQQILTCQTFTDKEGLRQQQLFGTTRRHRKHYILPNVVGKRVESSSKLQIANNLTRAQSKPLPHASGNLAPKTLSWHLSSESNSAPSSEPHTAPRVEESKSFKVTSDSFHLLEAEEPTAPLPLKSHLQAAKGHPTTDRASCTFGVKQDPVGGTKTLSGFKSFDNSGRREICPPPARNRSILSAFFPRNKTLKPKRVLVS, from the exons ATGCAGCAATGGCGGCCGGAGAACGCGGCCATGACCTTCGACGAGGTCTCTCTCGAGCGTAGCAAGGGCTTCGTCCAGGCTTTGCAG GAACTCAAGAATCTGAGACCTCAGCTTTACTCTGCTGCCGAGTACTGTGAAAAATCCTACCTTCACAGTGAACAGAAACAGAT GGTATTGGATAACCTGAAAGAATATGCTGTCCGAGCCCTAGTCAATGCTGTCGATCACCTTGGTACTGTTGCTTACAAATTGACTGACCTTTTTGAGCAACAATCATCAGATGTCTCAACCATAGAGCTGAAAATTTATTGCCTCAATCAG CAAATTCTTACTTGCCAAACTTTCACCGATAAAGAAGGTCTTAGGCAGCAGCAATTGTTTGGAACAACAAGGAGGCATCGCAAACATTACATTTTACCAA ATGTGGTAGGTAAAAGGGTGGAAAGCAGTTCAAAGCTACAAATAGCTAACAACCTGACTCGTGCTCAATCAAAACCTCTTCCACATGCTTCAG GAAACCTTGCTCCAAAAACGTTATCTTGGCACCTGTCCTCAGAGAGCAACTCTGCACCAAGTAGTGAGCCTCATACAGCACCACG GGTTGAAGAATCTAAATCTTTTAAAGTGACTTCTGATTCTTTCCATCTTTTGG AAGCAGAGGAGCCTACTGCACCACTGCCCTTAAAGAGTCACCTTCAGGCTGCCAAGGGACATCCAACTACTGATCGTGCATCTTGCACATTTGGCGTGAAG CAGGACCCAGTGGGTGGCACAAAGACCCTCTCAGGATTCAAGTCTTTCGACAACTCGGGACGGCGCGAGATCTGCCCGCCTCCCGCTCGCAACAGGAGCATTCTCTCAGCATTTTTCCCAAGAAACAAGACCTTGAAGCCCAAACGAGTTCTGGTATCCTGA
- the LOC135581453 gene encoding probable protein ABIL1 isoform X3 → MQQWRPENAAMTFDEVSLERSKGFVQALQELKNLRPQLYSAAEYCEKSYLHSEQKQMVLDNLKEYAVRALVNAVDHLGTVAYKLTDLFEQQSSDVSTIELKIYCLNQQILTCQTFTDKEGLRQQQLFGTTRRHRKHYILPSKRVESSSKLQIANNLTRAQSKPLPHASGNLAPKTLSWHLSSESNSAPSSEPHTAPRVEESKSFKVTSDSFHLLEAEEPTAPLPLKSHLQAAKGHPTTDRASCTFGVKQDPVGGTKTLSGFKSFDNSGRREICPPPARNRSILSAFFPRNKTLKPKRVLVS, encoded by the exons ATGCAGCAATGGCGGCCGGAGAACGCGGCCATGACCTTCGACGAGGTCTCTCTCGAGCGTAGCAAGGGCTTCGTCCAGGCTTTGCAG GAACTCAAGAATCTGAGACCTCAGCTTTACTCTGCTGCCGAGTACTGTGAAAAATCCTACCTTCACAGTGAACAGAAACAGAT GGTATTGGATAACCTGAAAGAATATGCTGTCCGAGCCCTAGTCAATGCTGTCGATCACCTTGGTACTGTTGCTTACAAATTGACTGACCTTTTTGAGCAACAATCATCAGATGTCTCAACCATAGAGCTGAAAATTTATTGCCTCAATCAG CAAATTCTTACTTGCCAAACTTTCACCGATAAAGAAGGTCTTAGGCAGCAGCAATTGTTTGGAACAACAAGGAGGCATCGCAAACATTACATTTTACCAA GTAAAAGGGTGGAAAGCAGTTCAAAGCTACAAATAGCTAACAACCTGACTCGTGCTCAATCAAAACCTCTTCCACATGCTTCAG GAAACCTTGCTCCAAAAACGTTATCTTGGCACCTGTCCTCAGAGAGCAACTCTGCACCAAGTAGTGAGCCTCATACAGCACCACG GGTTGAAGAATCTAAATCTTTTAAAGTGACTTCTGATTCTTTCCATCTTTTGG AAGCAGAGGAGCCTACTGCACCACTGCCCTTAAAGAGTCACCTTCAGGCTGCCAAGGGACATCCAACTACTGATCGTGCATCTTGCACATTTGGCGTGAAG CAGGACCCAGTGGGTGGCACAAAGACCCTCTCAGGATTCAAGTCTTTCGACAACTCGGGACGGCGCGAGATCTGCCCGCCTCCCGCTCGCAACAGGAGCATTCTCTCAGCATTTTTCCCAAGAAACAAGACCTTGAAGCCCAAACGAGTTCTGGTATCCTGA
- the LOC135581453 gene encoding probable protein ABIL1 isoform X4 — MVLDNLKEYAVRALVNAVDHLGTVAYKLTDLFEQQSSDVSTIELKIYCLNQQILTCQTFTDKEGLRQQQLFGTTRRHRKHYILPNVVGKRVESSSKLQIANNLTRAQSKPLPHASGNLAPKTLSWHLSSESNSAPSSEPHTAPRVEESKSFKVTSDSFHLLEAEEPTAPLPLKSHLQAAKGHPTTDRASCTFGVKQDPVGGTKTLSGFKSFDNSGRREICPPPARNRSILSAFFPRNKTLKPKRVLVS, encoded by the exons AT GGTATTGGATAACCTGAAAGAATATGCTGTCCGAGCCCTAGTCAATGCTGTCGATCACCTTGGTACTGTTGCTTACAAATTGACTGACCTTTTTGAGCAACAATCATCAGATGTCTCAACCATAGAGCTGAAAATTTATTGCCTCAATCAG CAAATTCTTACTTGCCAAACTTTCACCGATAAAGAAGGTCTTAGGCAGCAGCAATTGTTTGGAACAACAAGGAGGCATCGCAAACATTACATTTTACCAA ATGTGGTAGGTAAAAGGGTGGAAAGCAGTTCAAAGCTACAAATAGCTAACAACCTGACTCGTGCTCAATCAAAACCTCTTCCACATGCTTCAG GAAACCTTGCTCCAAAAACGTTATCTTGGCACCTGTCCTCAGAGAGCAACTCTGCACCAAGTAGTGAGCCTCATACAGCACCACG GGTTGAAGAATCTAAATCTTTTAAAGTGACTTCTGATTCTTTCCATCTTTTGG AAGCAGAGGAGCCTACTGCACCACTGCCCTTAAAGAGTCACCTTCAGGCTGCCAAGGGACATCCAACTACTGATCGTGCATCTTGCACATTTGGCGTGAAG CAGGACCCAGTGGGTGGCACAAAGACCCTCTCAGGATTCAAGTCTTTCGACAACTCGGGACGGCGCGAGATCTGCCCGCCTCCCGCTCGCAACAGGAGCATTCTCTCAGCATTTTTCCCAAGAAACAAGACCTTGAAGCCCAAACGAGTTCTGGTATCCTGA
- the LOC135634400 gene encoding aluminum-activated malate transporter 9-like isoform X1, whose amino-acid sequence MNGSRSSNKVDVSLSPNAVLPEFVKKSSKESSLLTKCIRDVLEFAEEDTDRVTFALKVGLAMLLVSLLGLIQRPFEVFGTNILWSILTVGIMFEYTVGATLYRGFNRAVGSLFAGIFAILVIGISTSSGRFVEPFVVGFSIFLVGAATSFVKLWPSCVPYEYGFRVILFTYCLIVVSTYRMSNPMRTAMERLYSIAIGAAVTVGVNLLVFPIWAGEQLHEELVNSFYCVAESLEECARKYLSGDGLEHTEFCKRVVIDEFPDDPACHRCRAILNSSARIESLANSAKWEPPHGRFRHYYGAWSEYVKVGAVLRHCAYEVMALYGCLRSEIQAPIELRVTFQTEILEATVEAAELLRGLANDLGNMKHSVRVSQLMRVRVSTDRLQRSVDLHSYLLNSHGFPHKPTGKDCSHGSGSDPSSKLHREAERSPATAQPQTRTYHETMKKQQRRLYSWPSREVDELEEEDGGGDRAELITRMRALESTAALSLATFALLLIEFVARLDHLVDVVEQLAATAKFKQQAGLERTK is encoded by the exons ATGAATGGAAGCAGAAGCAGCAACAAGGTCGACGTGAGCTTGTCACCCAACGCCGTACTGCCTGAGTTCGTGAAGAAGTCGAGCAAGGAGAGCTCGCTGCTCACCAAATGCATTCGAGATGTGTTGGAGTTCGCGGAGGAGGACACCGACAGGGTGACCTTCGCGCTGAAGGTTGGTCTCGCCATGCTTCTCGTCTCCCTGCTCGGACTAATCCAGCGGCCCTTCGAGGTCTTTGGCACCAACATCCTCTGGTCCATCCTTACCGTCGGCATCATGTTCGAATACACTGTAG GTGCAACCTTGTACCGGGGATTCAACCGAGCCGTCGGAAGCTTGTTCGCCGGCATCTTCGCAATCTTGGTCATCGGGATATCCACGAGCAGCGGCCGTTTTGTCGAGCCATTTGTTGTTGGCTTCAGCATCTTCCTCGTAG GAGCTGCGACTTCCTTCGTGAAGCTGTGGCCTTCATGTGTCCCCTACGAGTATGGCTTTAGAGTCATCCTCTTCACTTACTGCCTCATTGTAGTCTCCACCTATCGCATGAGCAACCCGATGAGGACCGCCATGGAGCGCCTGTACTCGATCGCGATCGGAGCGGCGGTCACCGTCGGCGTCAATCTACTCGTCTTCCCCATATGGGCCGGCGAGCAGCTGCACGAGGAGCTTGTTAACAGCTTCTATTGTGTCGCCGAGTCGCTCGAAG AATGTGCGAGGAAGTACTTGAGCGGCGATGGCTTAGAGCACACGGAGTTCTGCAAGAGGGTGGTCATCGATGAATTCCCTGACGACCCTGCGTGCCATAGATGCAGAGCGATACTGAACTCATCCGCGAGGATCGAGTCTTTG GCGAATTCGGCGAAGTGGGAGCCGCCGCACGGCAGGTTCAGGCACTACTACGGTGCTTGGTCGGAGTACGTCAAGGTCGGAGCCGTGCTCCGGCACTGTGCCTACGAAGTGATGGCGCTCTACGGCTGTTTGCGTTCGGAGATACAG GCACCGATCGAGCTTCGAGTCACATTCCAAACAGAGATCCTTGAGGCAACAGTCGAAGCAGCAGAGCTGCTCCGCGGCTTGGCGAATGATCTCGGCAACATGAAGCATAGCGTTCGAGTGAGCCAACTCATGCGTGTTCGTGTCTCCACCGATCGTCTTCAGCGATCCGTGGACCTGCACTCTTACCTCCTCAACTCACATGGTTTCCCTCACAAGCCGACCGGTAAAGATTGTTCTCATGGATCTGGATCTGATCCATCCAGCAAACTACACCGCGAGGCTGAACGCAGTCCGGCGACTGCACAACCGCAGACCCGGACTTATCATGAGACCATGAAAAAGCAGCAGAGGAGGCTGTACTCGTGGCCATCGAGGGAGGTGGATGAGCTGGAAGAAGAAGACGGAGGAGGTGACAGGGCCGAGCTGATCACCAGGATGCGTGCGTTGGAGAGCACTGCAGCTCTCTCGCTTGCCACCTTCGCCTTGCTGCTCATCGAGTTCGTCGCTCGCCTCGATCACCTGGTCGATGTAGTCGAGCAACTCGCTGCAACTGCAAAGTTCAAGCAACAGGCGGGCTTAGAACGTACAAAataa
- the LOC135634400 gene encoding aluminum-activated malate transporter 9-like isoform X2, which produces MNGSRSSNKVDVSLSPNAVLPEFVKKSSKESSLLTKCIRDVLEFAEEDTDRVTFALKVRTPHRSRSCKHLPFIAVRFLSRMIRLGATLYRGFNRAVGSLFAGIFAILVIGISTSSGRFVEPFVVGFSIFLVGAATSFVKLWPSCVPYEYGFRVILFTYCLIVVSTYRMSNPMRTAMERLYSIAIGAAVTVGVNLLVFPIWAGEQLHEELVNSFYCVAESLEECARKYLSGDGLEHTEFCKRVVIDEFPDDPACHRCRAILNSSARIESLANSAKWEPPHGRFRHYYGAWSEYVKVGAVLRHCAYEVMALYGCLRSEIQAPIELRVTFQTEILEATVEAAELLRGLANDLGNMKHSVRVSQLMRVRVSTDRLQRSVDLHSYLLNSHGFPHKPTGKDCSHGSGSDPSSKLHREAERSPATAQPQTRTYHETMKKQQRRLYSWPSREVDELEEEDGGGDRAELITRMRALESTAALSLATFALLLIEFVARLDHLVDVVEQLAATAKFKQQAGLERTK; this is translated from the exons ATGAATGGAAGCAGAAGCAGCAACAAGGTCGACGTGAGCTTGTCACCCAACGCCGTACTGCCTGAGTTCGTGAAGAAGTCGAGCAAGGAGAGCTCGCTGCTCACCAAATGCATTCGAGATGTGTTGGAGTTCGCGGAGGAGGACACCGACAGGGTGACCTTCGCGCTGAAG GTGCGTACACCTCACCGCAGCAGATCATGCAAACATCTGCCTTTCATCGCCGTTAGATTTCTCTCAAGGATGATTCGTCTAGGTGCAACCTTGTACCGGGGATTCAACCGAGCCGTCGGAAGCTTGTTCGCCGGCATCTTCGCAATCTTGGTCATCGGGATATCCACGAGCAGCGGCCGTTTTGTCGAGCCATTTGTTGTTGGCTTCAGCATCTTCCTCGTAG GAGCTGCGACTTCCTTCGTGAAGCTGTGGCCTTCATGTGTCCCCTACGAGTATGGCTTTAGAGTCATCCTCTTCACTTACTGCCTCATTGTAGTCTCCACCTATCGCATGAGCAACCCGATGAGGACCGCCATGGAGCGCCTGTACTCGATCGCGATCGGAGCGGCGGTCACCGTCGGCGTCAATCTACTCGTCTTCCCCATATGGGCCGGCGAGCAGCTGCACGAGGAGCTTGTTAACAGCTTCTATTGTGTCGCCGAGTCGCTCGAAG AATGTGCGAGGAAGTACTTGAGCGGCGATGGCTTAGAGCACACGGAGTTCTGCAAGAGGGTGGTCATCGATGAATTCCCTGACGACCCTGCGTGCCATAGATGCAGAGCGATACTGAACTCATCCGCGAGGATCGAGTCTTTG GCGAATTCGGCGAAGTGGGAGCCGCCGCACGGCAGGTTCAGGCACTACTACGGTGCTTGGTCGGAGTACGTCAAGGTCGGAGCCGTGCTCCGGCACTGTGCCTACGAAGTGATGGCGCTCTACGGCTGTTTGCGTTCGGAGATACAG GCACCGATCGAGCTTCGAGTCACATTCCAAACAGAGATCCTTGAGGCAACAGTCGAAGCAGCAGAGCTGCTCCGCGGCTTGGCGAATGATCTCGGCAACATGAAGCATAGCGTTCGAGTGAGCCAACTCATGCGTGTTCGTGTCTCCACCGATCGTCTTCAGCGATCCGTGGACCTGCACTCTTACCTCCTCAACTCACATGGTTTCCCTCACAAGCCGACCGGTAAAGATTGTTCTCATGGATCTGGATCTGATCCATCCAGCAAACTACACCGCGAGGCTGAACGCAGTCCGGCGACTGCACAACCGCAGACCCGGACTTATCATGAGACCATGAAAAAGCAGCAGAGGAGGCTGTACTCGTGGCCATCGAGGGAGGTGGATGAGCTGGAAGAAGAAGACGGAGGAGGTGACAGGGCCGAGCTGATCACCAGGATGCGTGCGTTGGAGAGCACTGCAGCTCTCTCGCTTGCCACCTTCGCCTTGCTGCTCATCGAGTTCGTCGCTCGCCTCGATCACCTGGTCGATGTAGTCGAGCAACTCGCTGCAACTGCAAAGTTCAAGCAACAGGCGGGCTTAGAACGTACAAAataa